The following proteins are encoded in a genomic region of Roseinatronobacter sp. S2:
- the gap gene encoding type I glyceraldehyde-3-phosphate dehydrogenase translates to MTTRLAINGFGRIGRLVLRALVEQNRDDLEIVAINDLGPVENSAHLLRFDSVHGRFPAEVTVDGDSINVGRGPIKVTAERDPANLPWDDIDIVLECTGIFTDADKAKVHLGRAGKVLVSAPSGGADKTIVFGVNHDQLTAADRIVSNGSCTTNCLSPVVKVLNDTVGISRGFMTTIHSYTGDQPTLDTMHKDMYRARAAAMSMIPTSTGAARAVGLVLPELNGKLDGVAIRVPTPNVSVVDLTFEALRDVTADEINAAMIAAASDGPLKGILGVTDQPNVSMDFNHDPRSSIFHLDQTKVLEGRMVRVLSWYDNEWGFSNRMLDTAAAMARAG, encoded by the coding sequence ATGACCACACGTCTTGCCATTAACGGGTTTGGCCGTATCGGGCGGCTGGTGCTGCGCGCCTTGGTCGAGCAGAACCGCGATGATCTGGAAATCGTTGCCATCAACGACCTTGGCCCGGTTGAAAACAGCGCGCATCTGCTACGTTTCGATTCCGTGCATGGCCGGTTCCCGGCAGAAGTTACGGTTGACGGCGACAGCATCAATGTCGGGCGCGGCCCGATCAAGGTGACCGCCGAACGCGATCCCGCGAACCTGCCATGGGACGATATTGATATCGTGCTGGAATGCACCGGCATTTTCACCGATGCCGACAAGGCCAAGGTGCATCTGGGCCGCGCAGGCAAGGTTCTGGTATCGGCCCCGTCAGGGGGCGCGGACAAGACGATTGTGTTTGGCGTGAACCATGACCAACTGACCGCTGCGGACCGCATTGTGTCCAACGGGTCGTGCACCACCAACTGCCTTAGCCCTGTGGTCAAGGTGTTGAATGACACAGTGGGCATTTCACGCGGCTTCATGACCACCATCCACAGCTATACGGGCGACCAGCCCACGCTGGATACGATGCACAAGGACATGTATCGCGCCCGCGCCGCCGCCATGAGCATGATCCCCACATCAACAGGCGCCGCACGCGCTGTGGGTCTGGTGCTGCCCGAACTGAACGGCAAGCTTGACGGTGTGGCCATTCGCGTGCCCACGCCCAATGTATCAGTCGTTGACCTGACATTTGAAGCATTGCGCGATGTCACTGCCGATGAGATCAACGCCGCCATGATCGCCGCCGCCAGTGATGGCCCGCTGAAGGGCATTCTGGGCGTCACCGACCAGCCGAATGTAAGCATGGATTTCAACCATGACCCGCGTTCATCGATTTTCCATCTGGACCAGACCAAGGTTCTGGAAGGGCGCATGGTGCGCGTCCTTAGCTGGTATGACAACGAATGGGGCTTTTCAAACCGGATGCTCGACACGGCCGCCGCCATGGCGCGCGCGGGCTGA
- a CDS encoding rhodanese-like domain-containing protein, protein MRVLAPILFALTCLAAPAVAGQVFTAQPSAQQLQDAPVLLVDIRQPHEWIETGVLPNAVLLPFDSPDAFVAALRPHLQPGQPVALICRTGNRTSRAARILAQRLDVPVIDVQGGMFALMDAGYAPERPTRAQGCTIC, encoded by the coding sequence ATGCGCGTTCTAGCCCCGATCCTGTTTGCCCTGACATGCCTTGCCGCGCCCGCAGTTGCTGGTCAGGTCTTCACGGCCCAGCCATCCGCGCAGCAGTTGCAGGACGCGCCGGTTCTGCTGGTTGATATTCGCCAGCCGCATGAATGGATTGAAACCGGGGTTCTGCCCAACGCGGTTTTGCTGCCATTTGACAGCCCCGATGCCTTTGTGGCCGCGTTGCGCCCGCATTTGCAACCCGGCCAGCCTGTTGCGCTGATATGCCGGACCGGCAACCGCACAAGCCGCGCTGCGCGCATTCTGGCACAACGGCTGGATGTGCCTGTCATCGATGTGCAGGGTGGCATGTTCGCGCTGATGGATGCAGGCTATGCGCCAGAACGCCCGACACGCGCGCAGGGCTGCACCATCTGCTGA
- the coaD gene encoding pantetheine-phosphate adenylyltransferase: MRIGLYPGTFDPLTKGHIDIITRATQLVDRLVIGVAINRDKGPLFTLEERVAMIEAEVQTLSVHTGVEIIAHPFENLLIDCARDVGAQIIIRGLRAVTDFEYEFQMVGMNRAMDASIETVFLMAEARHQAIASKLVKEIARLGGDVSNFVSPAITEALGAKYPR; encoded by the coding sequence ATGCGGATCGGTCTTTATCCAGGAACTTTTGACCCTTTGACCAAGGGGCATATCGATATTATCACCCGCGCGACGCAGCTTGTGGACCGCCTGGTGATCGGCGTTGCGATAAACCGCGACAAAGGCCCGCTATTCACGCTGGAAGAACGTGTCGCCATGATCGAGGCCGAGGTGCAGACGCTGAGTGTGCACACCGGGGTCGAGATTATCGCCCACCCGTTCGAGAACCTGCTGATTGATTGCGCGCGCGACGTGGGCGCGCAGATCATCATACGCGGCCTGCGCGCGGTCACCGATTTCGAATATGAATTCCAGATGGTCGGCATGAACCGCGCCATGGATGCCAGTATCGAAACGGTATTTCTTATGGCAGAAGCCCGCCATCAGGCGATCGCATCCAAACTGGTCAAGGAAATCGCGCGGCTGGGTGGCGATGTGTCGAATTTTGTGTCCCCGGCCATTACCGAAGCGCTGGGTGCGAAATACCCGCGCTAG
- a CDS encoding CBS domain-containing protein has translation MLVSQILRNKETQSVVTVAPGTPLSEVVKVLSENRIGALVVSSDGKKVAGILSERDIVRELGKRGAGCLSDTVDDVMTRNVYGCKPDDSADLVLQTMTMKRFRHIPVMEGDQMLGLISIGDVVAARMSELELEKDALTGMIMGY, from the coding sequence ATGCTGGTGAGCCAAATTCTGAGAAACAAGGAAACCCAGTCGGTCGTGACTGTCGCGCCGGGCACCCCCCTGTCCGAAGTCGTGAAGGTCCTGAGCGAGAACCGTATCGGTGCGCTTGTCGTCTCATCCGACGGTAAAAAAGTGGCGGGCATCCTGTCAGAACGCGATATCGTGCGTGAACTTGGCAAGCGCGGTGCCGGCTGTTTGTCCGATACGGTTGATGATGTGATGACCCGCAATGTCTATGGCTGCAAACCCGATGACAGTGCCGATCTGGTGTTGCAAACGATGACCATGAAGCGGTTTCGCCATATTCCGGTTATGGAGGGGGACCAGATGCTTGGCCTGATTTCCATTGGTGACGTGGTCGCAGCGCGTATGTCGGAGCTGGAACTGGAAAAAGACGCCCTGACCGGCATGATCATGGGCTACTAG
- a CDS encoding class I SAM-dependent methyltransferase: protein MKPEAITASYRRWAPIYDMTFGRITNTGRRHATKVANSTGGKVLEVGVGTGLALPFYDPSLDVTGIDFSEDMLTRARTKVADEKLGHVRELRQMDARKLDFPDASFDTIVAMHLISVVPDPEQVMAEMARVCKPGGQILLVNHFARDEGWLAWLERKFAPFADYMGWHSNFPKDRVLGEKALRLVEETPLTKLGVFTFLRMEKTA, encoded by the coding sequence TTGAAACCTGAAGCCATTACTGCCAGCTACCGCCGCTGGGCACCGATTTACGACATGACTTTCGGGCGCATCACCAATACCGGTCGCCGACATGCCACCAAGGTTGCCAACAGCACAGGCGGCAAGGTGTTGGAAGTGGGGGTCGGCACCGGACTTGCCCTGCCGTTCTACGATCCGTCACTGGATGTCACGGGTATCGATTTCTCCGAAGACATGCTGACCCGCGCCCGCACCAAGGTCGCAGATGAAAAGCTGGGCCATGTGCGCGAGCTGCGTCAGATGGACGCACGAAAGCTGGATTTCCCGGATGCCAGCTTCGACACAATCGTCGCCATGCACCTGATTTCGGTGGTCCCCGACCCCGAACAGGTCATGGCCGAAATGGCACGAGTGTGCAAACCGGGCGGGCAAATCCTGCTGGTCAACCATTTCGCCCGCGATGAAGGCTGGCTGGCATGGCTGGAACGCAAATTTGCCCCTTTTGCCGATTATATGGGCTGGCATTCCAATTTCCCGAAGGATCGGGTGCTGGGGGAAAAAGCCCTTCGGCTGGTTGAAGAAACCCCCCTGACAAAGCTGGGAGTCTTCACCTTTCTGCGCATGGAGAAAACCGCCTGA
- a CDS encoding iron-sulfur cluster assembly accessory protein, whose product MTLPPRVSDRAFARLAEIAEDTGEVKALRVAVDGGGCSGFQYDIRFDDPAEGDLELEKNGQKVLIDPVSLPFLENAVIDFSEELIGARFIVDNPNASSSCGCGISFSM is encoded by the coding sequence CTGACCCTGCCCCCCCGCGTAAGCGACCGTGCCTTTGCCCGTCTGGCCGAAATCGCCGAAGACACAGGCGAGGTCAAGGCCCTGCGTGTTGCCGTTGACGGGGGCGGCTGTTCAGGGTTTCAGTATGACATCCGCTTTGATGACCCCGCCGAGGGCGATCTGGAACTGGAAAAAAACGGGCAGAAAGTGCTGATCGACCCTGTGTCGCTGCCGTTTCTGGAAAACGCGGTCATTGATTTCTCCGAAGAACTGATCGGGGCGCGGTTTATCGTCGACAATCCCAACGCATCCTCCAGCTGCGGCTGCGGTATCAGTTTTTCGATGTAG
- a CDS encoding deoxyguanosinetriphosphate triphosphohydrolase, whose protein sequence is MLKPYATQPDQSRGRRFTEAMSTFRSPFQRDRDRIIHSSAFRRLKHKTQVFIEHEGDYYRTRLTHSIEVAQVARTLAGALGLNTELAEAIALAHDLGHPPFGHTGEDALCDLMAPYGGFDHNAQALRIVTRLERHYADFDGLNLTWETLEGIAKHNGPVADAQGAPLKGDALPYALVECNAGFDLELRGFASAEAQVAAIADDIAYNHHDLHDGLRSGLFSESDLMDLPITGPAFAEVDRLYPGLEGMRRRHEALRRVFGIMVEDVLLVAGTRLGPADLNSAQDIRDLNLTIIRFSDRLFRELKVIRQFLFTRMYRAPSVVEMRAQVTGIVRDLFPLFMEQPRHLPTEWRRDVDAADSETELARIVADYVSGMTDRFAIQEHARLVRGEDVSPMRYL, encoded by the coding sequence ATGCTGAAACCATATGCGACACAACCGGACCAGTCGCGGGGGCGCCGCTTCACAGAAGCGATGAGCACCTTCCGATCGCCCTTTCAGCGCGACCGTGACCGGATTATCCATTCCAGCGCCTTCCGGCGGCTGAAGCACAAGACACAGGTGTTCATCGAGCATGAGGGCGATTATTACCGCACCCGCCTGACCCATTCCATCGAGGTGGCGCAAGTCGCGCGCACGTTGGCGGGGGCCTTGGGGCTGAACACCGAACTGGCCGAAGCGATTGCGCTGGCCCATGATCTGGGCCACCCGCCCTTTGGCCACACTGGCGAAGATGCGCTATGCGATCTGATGGCCCCCTATGGCGGGTTTGACCACAACGCCCAGGCCTTGCGCATTGTCACGCGGCTGGAACGCCATTACGCAGATTTCGACGGGCTGAACCTGACCTGGGAAACGCTGGAAGGGATTGCCAAGCATAACGGCCCTGTGGCCGATGCGCAGGGCGCGCCCTTGAAGGGGGATGCGCTGCCCTACGCGCTGGTCGAATGCAATGCGGGGTTTGATCTGGAACTGCGCGGCTTTGCCAGTGCCGAGGCGCAGGTGGCCGCGATTGCGGATGACATTGCCTATAACCACCATGATTTGCATGACGGGTTGCGATCGGGGCTGTTTTCGGAAAGCGACCTGATGGACCTGCCGATCACCGGCCCTGCATTCGCCGAAGTGGACAGGCTGTATCCCGGGCTGGAGGGGATGCGCCGCAGGCATGAGGCGCTGCGCCGTGTGTTTGGTATCATGGTCGAAGATGTGCTGCTGGTGGCGGGCACGCGGCTGGGTCCGGCAGATTTGAATTCGGCGCAGGATATTCGTGATCTGAACCTGACGATCATTCGCTTTTCGGACCGGCTGTTTCGGGAACTGAAGGTGATCCGGCAATTCCTGTTCACGCGGATGTATCGCGCGCCGTCGGTGGTGGAAATGCGCGCGCAGGTCACAGGAATTGTGCGTGACCTGTTTCCGTTGTTCATGGAGCAGCCCCGGCACCTGCCTACTGAGTGGCGCCGCGATGTGGATGCAGCAGACTCAGAGACCGAGCTTGCACGGATTGTGGCTGATTATGTGTCTGGCATGACCGACCGGTTTGCAATTCAGGAACACGCGCGGCTGGTGCGCGGCGAAGACGTCAGCCCGATGCGGTATCTTTGA
- the gap gene encoding type I glyceraldehyde-3-phosphate dehydrogenase: MTITIGINGFGRIGRCTLAHIAESARNDVEVVKINATGPIETNAHLLKYDSVHGRFPGTVRIEGDTLDLGRGPIKVMSTYNPEELDWDGVDVVLECTGKFNERDKAAVHLGRGASRVLVSAPAKNADATIVYGVNHRSLRADQLVVSNGSCTTNCLAPLAKVLNDAIGIESGVMTTVHSYTGDQPTLDRRHKDLYRARAAAMAMIPTSTGAAKALGEVLPELAGKLDGTALRVPTPNVSAVDLTFYASRDVTVDEVNAIMRAAANGPMGAVLAYDPEPKVSIDFNHTPHSSIFAPDQTKVVGGRMVRVLAWYDNEWGFSCRMADVAAAMGRLIH, from the coding sequence ATGACAATCACCATCGGGATCAACGGATTCGGGCGCATCGGGCGCTGCACGCTGGCGCATATCGCCGAAAGTGCCCGCAACGATGTTGAAGTGGTCAAAATCAACGCCACCGGCCCCATTGAAACCAACGCCCATTTGCTGAAATACGATTCCGTCCATGGCCGCTTCCCCGGCACTGTCAGGATTGAAGGCGACACACTGGATCTGGGGCGCGGTCCGATCAAGGTGATGTCCACCTACAACCCCGAAGAACTGGATTGGGACGGTGTCGATGTCGTGCTGGAATGCACCGGCAAATTCAACGAACGCGACAAGGCTGCGGTGCATCTGGGGCGCGGTGCGTCGCGCGTGCTGGTATCGGCACCTGCCAAAAATGCGGATGCAACCATTGTTTACGGCGTCAACCATCGCAGCCTGCGCGCAGACCAGCTGGTGGTGTCCAACGGGTCGTGCACGACGAATTGTCTGGCCCCGCTGGCCAAGGTTCTGAATGACGCGATCGGCATTGAATCCGGTGTCATGACAACTGTGCACAGCTATACCGGTGACCAGCCCACACTGGACCGCCGCCACAAGGACCTGTATCGCGCGCGTGCTGCCGCCATGGCCATGATCCCCACATCAACAGGCGCGGCCAAGGCTTTGGGCGAAGTGCTGCCCGAGCTGGCGGGCAAACTGGACGGCACCGCCCTGCGCGTGCCCACCCCGAATGTCAGCGCGGTCGATCTGACCTTCTATGCCAGCCGGGATGTCACCGTGGACGAAGTGAATGCCATTATGCGCGCCGCCGCAAATGGCCCCATGGGGGCCGTGCTGGCCTATGATCCCGAACCCAAAGTGTCGATCGATTTCAATCACACGCCGCATTCGTCCATCTTCGCGCCGGACCAGACCAAGGTTGTGGGCGGCCGCATGGTGCGTGTGCTTGCTTGGTATGACAATGAATGGGGCTTTTCCTGCCGCATGGCCGATGTTGCAGCCGCAATGGGCCGTCTGATTCACTGA
- the mfd gene encoding transcription-repair coupling factor: protein MTHSNSQIGLAHSLITLGGAPEGFDAALLARELDKSGAPLLHVARDDKRAEAMARALAFFAPEITVLRFPAWDCLPFDRVSPNADVSSARMATLAALAHGVPGPFVVLTTLSAAMQAVPARDVVAGASFVAQVGRRIDEGALRGWLVRMGFTQAPTVTEPGDYAIRGGIIDIFPPGDLGPVRLDMFGDVLDAARRFDPATQRSLEKLDVVEFAPVSEIILDDAAITRFRQNYRIEFGAAGSDDPLYEAVSAGRKHQGMEHWLPFFHARMETLFDYLPDASVMLDDQIVAARISRWDGIADQYDARREAMADRKRLDTIYKPCPPEQLYLNEAAWMQALSGRRVIQLQPSKTAPGPGVLDAGGRMGRSFAPERQAEANVFDALAAHVNDRRAHGDVVIASHSDGARERLSGLLDDHGAKGAQNITTARDMGTGPKGRLFLTVWPLDQGFQTPDLTVISEQDVLGERLVGRAKRRKRAENFLTEAQSLSPGDLIVHVDHGVGRYTGLETITAMGAPHECIALEYAGGDRLFLPVENIELLSRYGHEEGLLDKLGGGAWQAKKARLKQRIREIADKLIRIAAERQLRSAPQFSPPEGMWDEFLARFPYAETDDQLRAIEDVLDDFESGRPMDRLVVGDVGFGKTEVAMRAAFIAAMSGVQVAVIAPTTLLARQHFKTFSERFRGLPVVVRPLSRFVSAKDASATRDGLTKGTVDICIGTHALLAKGVKFANLGLLVIDEEQHFGVTHKERLKELRSDIHVLTLTATPIPRTLQLSLTGVRDLSIIQTPPVDRLAIRTYVSEFDTVTLREALLREHYRGGQSFFVVPRISDLPEVEDFLRNQVPEITYVTANGQMPAGDLDERMNAFYDGKYDVLVATSIVESGLDIPRANTMIVHRADMFGLSQLYQIRGRVGRAKTRAYCFLTTKPRAPLTPQAQKRLRLLASLDSLGAGFNLASHDMDLRGAGNILGEEQSGHINEVGYELYQQMLEDTIAKIRSGEIADVSDLDGQWAPQINLGVPVLIPDDYVPDLDVRLGLYRRLSGLTNKVDLEGFAAELIDRFGKLPREVNTLLVVMRIKAECKRAGIAKLDAGPKGATIQFHNDKFANPAGLVEFVNDQQGLAKVRDNKIVVRRDWSTEKERVRGAFAIARDLAVKADAKG, encoded by the coding sequence ATGACACATTCTAATTCTCAGATCGGGCTGGCCCATTCTCTGATCACGCTGGGCGGTGCGCCCGAAGGTTTTGATGCAGCGCTGCTGGCGCGAGAGCTGGACAAATCCGGCGCGCCCCTGCTGCATGTCGCGCGCGACGACAAACGCGCCGAGGCGATGGCCCGCGCGCTGGCATTCTTTGCGCCCGAAATCACGGTTCTGCGCTTTCCCGCATGGGATTGTCTGCCCTTTGACCGTGTGTCCCCTAATGCCGATGTGTCCAGCGCGCGCATGGCCACGCTGGCCGCCCTGGCGCATGGCGTGCCGGGGCCGTTTGTGGTGTTGACCACGCTATCTGCGGCCATGCAGGCCGTGCCCGCGCGCGATGTTGTGGCGGGCGCATCCTTTGTCGCGCAGGTCGGGCGGCGCATTGATGAGGGGGCGTTGCGTGGCTGGCTGGTGCGCATGGGCTTCACGCAGGCCCCCACGGTTACCGAACCGGGCGATTACGCCATTCGTGGCGGCATTATCGACATTTTCCCCCCCGGTGATCTGGGACCAGTGCGGCTGGATATGTTTGGTGATGTGCTGGACGCCGCGCGCCGTTTTGATCCGGCCACCCAGCGCAGTCTGGAAAAGCTGGATGTGGTGGAATTCGCCCCCGTGTCCGAGATCATTCTGGATGACGCCGCGATCACGCGGTTCCGGCAGAATTACCGCATCGAATTTGGCGCAGCAGGCAGTGACGACCCGCTTTATGAAGCCGTCAGCGCAGGGCGCAAACATCAGGGGATGGAGCATTGGCTGCCCTTCTTTCACGCCCGCATGGAAACGCTGTTTGACTACCTGCCAGATGCGTCCGTCATGCTGGACGACCAGATCGTGGCCGCGCGCATTTCGCGCTGGGACGGGATCGCCGACCAGTATGATGCCCGGCGCGAGGCAATGGCAGACCGCAAGCGTTTGGACACAATCTATAAGCCTTGCCCCCCTGAACAGCTGTATCTGAATGAAGCGGCATGGATGCAGGCCCTGTCCGGCAGGCGGGTTATCCAGTTGCAGCCGTCGAAAACCGCACCGGGGCCGGGGGTTCTGGATGCAGGCGGGCGCATGGGGCGCAGCTTTGCCCCCGAACGGCAGGCCGAAGCCAATGTGTTCGATGCGCTGGCAGCCCACGTCAATGACCGGCGCGCGCATGGTGATGTGGTGATTGCCAGTCATTCGGACGGGGCGCGCGAACGGCTGTCGGGCTTGCTGGACGATCACGGTGCAAAGGGCGCGCAGAATATCACCACGGCGCGCGATATGGGCACAGGCCCAAAGGGGCGTTTGTTCCTGACTGTCTGGCCGTTGGATCAGGGCTTTCAGACGCCGGACCTGACCGTGATTTCCGAACAGGATGTGTTGGGCGAACGGCTGGTCGGGCGGGCCAAACGGCGCAAGCGGGCAGAAAACTTTCTGACCGAAGCGCAAAGCCTGTCGCCGGGCGATCTGATCGTGCATGTCGATCATGGGGTGGGCCGCTATACGGGGTTAGAGACGATCACGGCAATGGGCGCGCCGCATGAATGCATTGCGCTGGAATATGCAGGCGGGGACCGGTTGTTCCTGCCGGTGGAAAATATCGAACTTCTGTCGCGCTATGGCCATGAAGAAGGGTTGCTGGACAAGCTGGGCGGCGGCGCATGGCAGGCCAAGAAAGCGCGGCTGAAACAGCGCATCCGCGAGATTGCAGACAAGCTGATCCGCATTGCGGCCGAACGCCAGTTGCGCAGCGCGCCACAGTTCAGCCCGCCCGAAGGGATGTGGGACGAATTTCTGGCCCGCTTCCCCTATGCCGAAACCGATGACCAGTTGCGCGCCATCGAAGATGTGCTGGATGATTTTGAGTCCGGACGCCCCATGGACCGGCTGGTGGTGGGCGATGTGGGGTTCGGCAAAACCGAAGTCGCCATGCGCGCGGCCTTCATTGCGGCCATGTCAGGGGTGCAGGTGGCTGTCATCGCACCGACCACGCTGCTGGCGCGCCAGCATTTCAAGACATTTTCGGAACGCTTCCGTGGTCTGCCGGTCGTAGTCCGGCCGCTGTCGCGTTTCGTGTCCGCCAAGGATGCCAGCGCCACCCGCGACGGGCTGACCAAGGGCACAGTCGATATTTGCATCGGCACTCATGCGCTGCTGGCCAAGGGTGTGAAGTTCGCCAATCTGGGCCTGCTGGTCATTGACGAAGAACAGCATTTCGGGGTGACCCACAAGGAACGCCTGAAGGAATTGCGCAGCGATATTCATGTGCTGACACTGACCGCAACGCCCATCCCGCGCACCTTGCAGCTGTCACTGACAGGGGTGCGCGATCTGTCCATCATCCAGACCCCGCCTGTGGACCGGCTGGCCATCCGCACCTATGTCAGCGAATTCGACACTGTGACCCTGCGCGAGGCGCTGTTGCGCGAACATTATCGCGGCGGGCAGTCGTTCTTTGTGGTGCCGCGCATCTCTGACCTGCCCGAGGTTGAGGATTTCCTGCGCAATCAGGTGCCTGAAATCACCTATGTCACCGCCAACGGCCAGATGCCTGCGGGCGATCTGGATGAACGGATGAACGCCTTTTATGATGGCAAATATGATGTTCTGGTCGCGACCAGCATTGTTGAATCCGGCCTTGATATTCCGCGCGCCAATACGATGATCGTGCACCGCGCCGATATGTTCGGGTTGTCGCAGCTGTATCAGATACGCGGGCGCGTCGGGCGGGCCAAAACGCGGGCCTATTGCTTCCTGACCACGAAACCCCGCGCGCCCCTGACCCCGCAGGCCCAGAAACGTTTGCGCCTGCTGGCCAGTCTGGATAGCCTTGGGGCGGGGTTCAACCTTGCCAGCCATGACATGGACCTGCGCGGCGCGGGCAATATTCTGGGCGAAGAACAATCCGGCCATATCAACGAAGTGGGCTACGAGTTGTATCAGCAGATGCTGGAAGACACGATTGCCAAGATACGCTCGGGCGAGATTGCGGATGTGTCTGATCTGGACGGGCAATGGGCACCGCAAATCAATCTGGGCGTGCCGGTGCTGATACCGGATGACTATGTGCCCGATCTGGATGTGCGGCTGGGGCTGTATCGGCGCTTGTCGGGGCTGACCAACAAGGTCGATCTGGAAGGGTTCGCTGCCGAACTGATTGACCGGTTTGGCAAGTTGCCGCGCGAAGTGAACACGCTTCTGGTGGTCATGCGCATCAAGGCCGAATGCAAACGCGCGGGCATCGCCAAACTGGACGCAGGGCCAAAGGGCGCGACGATCCAGTTCCACAATGACAAATTCGCCAATCCGGCGGGGTTGGTGGAATTCGTGAACGACCAGCAGGGACTGGCAAAGGTGCGCGACAACAAGATTGTCGTGCGCCGCGACTGGAGCACTGAAAAAGAGCGCGTGCGCGGGGCCTTTGCCATTGCGCGCGATCTGGCGGTGAAGGCGGATGCGAAGGGCTAG